GCGAGGTTCGACGGCAGCGTCCACGGCGTCGTCGTCCACACGAGGAGGTCCTCGCCCGAGTCGAGACGGAAGCGGACGGTCACCGCCGGGTCCTTCCGCATGCGGTACGCGTCGTCGAGGCGGGTCTCGAAGTTCGACAGCGGGGTCTCGCACTCCCAGCAGTACGGAAGGACCTTGTAGCCCTCGTAGATCAGGCCCTTCTGCCAGAGCTGCTTGAACGCCCACAGCACGCTCTCCATGTAGGTGAGATCGAGCGTCTTGTAGTCGTTGTCGAAGTCGACCCAGCGGGCCTGGCGGGTGACGTAGGCCTTCCATTCCTCGGTGTAGCGCAGGACGGACGTGCGGCACGCGTCGTTGAAGCGGTCGACGCCGTATTCGTTGATCGCCACGTGCCCGCTGATGCCCAGCTCCTTCTCGGCCTCCATCTCAGCCGGGAGGCCGTGGCAGTCCCACCCGAACCGACGCTCCACCCGCCGACCGCGCATGGTCTGGTACCGGGGCACGGCGTCCTTGACGTAGCCCGTGAGCAGGTGCCCGTAGTGGGGGAGCCCGTTGGCGAACGGCGGCCCGTCGTAGAACACGAAGTCGTTGTCGCCGGCCGGCCGCTGCTCGATCGACGCCCGGAACGTGTCGTCGGCCGCCCAGAACCCGAGCACCCGCTCCTCGAGCGCGGGCAGGTCCGGCTGGCGGGGGACGTCCGGATACGGCGGCATCGCCCCACTCTACGAAGGAGCCGTCCGGGCGGCGCACGCCGTCGCCGCGGCGAATGGCGCCGGCGCCCGATGGCGGCGATGCTGGCGCCGTGAGCGACGACGTGTTCGACGTGGACGACGACGGCAGCGTGGTGCTGCGGCTGCACGTGCAGCCGGGCGCCGGGCGGACGGCGCTCACGGGCCGCCACGGCGACGCCGTAAAGGTCAAGGTGGCCGTGCCACCCGAACGGGGGCAGGCCAACGACGCGTGCGTGCAGCTGGTGGCATTCACCCTCGGGGTGCCGAAGGGCCAGGTGGAGCTGGTCAGCGGGCCGGCCAGCCGTTCGAAGCGGGTCCGGATCACGGGGGTCGAGCCCGACGAGGTCCGGCGCCTGCTGGCTGCGGCGGTGGCCGGTCCCGGTGATGCGGGGCGCGAGCCGCGCTCGCCGGGGAATGCGCGGCCCGGCCGGGGCGTTCGCTAGCTGGCCAACGGCCTTTGCCGCG
The genomic region above belongs to Acidimicrobiales bacterium and contains:
- a CDS encoding DUF167 domain-containing protein, coding for MSDDVFDVDDDGSVVLRLHVQPGAGRTALTGRHGDAVKVKVAVPPERGQANDACVQLVAFTLGVPKGQVELVSGPASRSKRVRITGVEPDEVRRLLAAAVAGPGDAGREPRSPGNARPGRGVR